Proteins from a single region of Crassaminicella profunda:
- a CDS encoding stage II sporulation protein M has product MKENIFIEKNKVYWDELENHVHLFSKHNITNIPSEKIERFLYLFRSASHHLAYVRTHYPQSKLEKYLNTLVGHAHQHLYTVQKNPWVDFKNYITKNFPNSLRNHHLFILSSFLVFLLGAIISFIMVIQDSSNSYYFLPKAFLNTIDYSFKNREWDYPLMSSTIMINNITVSLKAFIFGIFLGIGTIYILFVNGCLLGALTGLVYLNGDLIKYASLILPHGIIELTAIFIAGGAGLLLGKGLLIPGKTKRLDCLIESGKEGAHLLLGCMLLLVVAGIIEGFFTPLAISPIIKLLFASFTLLGLILYMKFFKSSI; this is encoded by the coding sequence TTGAAAGAAAATATTTTCATAGAAAAAAACAAAGTATATTGGGACGAACTTGAGAATCATGTCCATTTATTTAGTAAACATAATATCACAAACATTCCTTCAGAAAAAATCGAACGATTTTTATATCTTTTTCGTTCTGCTAGTCATCATTTAGCTTATGTAAGAACCCATTATCCACAATCAAAGCTTGAAAAATATCTTAACACTTTAGTTGGCCATGCCCATCAACATCTATATACAGTTCAAAAAAATCCTTGGGTTGACTTTAAAAATTATATAACAAAAAATTTTCCAAACTCATTAAGAAATCATCATCTTTTTATATTATCAAGCTTTCTTGTTTTTTTATTAGGTGCCATTATTAGTTTTATTATGGTCATTCAAGATTCTTCAAATAGTTACTATTTTTTACCTAAAGCCTTTCTTAATACGATTGATTATAGCTTTAAAAATCGAGAGTGGGATTATCCCCTTATGTCGAGTACAATTATGATTAACAACATTACAGTTAGTCTTAAAGCTTTTATCTTTGGTATATTTTTAGGGATTGGTACTATTTATATTCTTTTTGTCAATGGATGTCTTCTTGGGGCTTTAACTGGACTTGTATACTTAAATGGAGATTTAATAAAATATGCATCTCTCATTCTTCCCCATGGAATCATTGAGTTAACAGCTATTTTTATCGCTGGTGGAGCTGGTTTATTATTAGGCAAAGGATTACTAATTCCTGGTAAAACTAAGCGCTTAGATTGTTTAATCGAAAGTGGGAAAGAAGGAGCTCACTTATTATTAGGATGCATGTTATTACTTGTTGTTGCAGGCATCATTGAAGGCTTCTTTACCCCCCTTGCCATCTCACCAATAATCAAGCTATTATTTGCAAGTTTTACATTATTAGGACTTATCCTATATATGAAATTTTTCAAATCATCTATATAG
- a CDS encoding VCBS repeat-containing protein, producing MYYYPMYFQRQMKINNKRTYVLDFKQGDVNGDGIIDYVYLVGEKPHGSQSPFRDNITLKIIDGKTNRLTTIPLKENAGYGPSLFLGDFSGDKVDDIYISIFSGGSGGYTFYYIYSFLNNKPKLIFDFEKFNDAYPYDVSYKDDYKVEVISQKMNTKYLLDIQYKGEEYLSEIYNENGKLKEPIEGWVNPLGGLYPIDFQGDGTYELYAEQRIAGRYNADGLGYVQTSLEWDKNKFIPFFQTIGIFGEDISMGKKDKKK from the coding sequence ATGTATTATTATCCTATGTATTTTCAAAGACAAATGAAGATTAATAATAAACGTACCTATGTATTAGATTTTAAGCAAGGAGATGTAAATGGGGATGGTATTATTGACTATGTGTATTTAGTAGGAGAGAAACCTCATGGTTCACAAAGTCCTTTTAGGGATAATATAACCCTTAAGATTATTGATGGAAAGACAAATCGTTTGACTACAATTCCCCTTAAAGAAAATGCAGGATATGGACCTAGTCTTTTTTTAGGTGATTTTTCAGGCGATAAAGTAGATGATATTTACATCAGCATATTCTCAGGAGGGAGTGGCGGATATACCTTTTACTATATATACTCATTTTTAAATAATAAGCCTAAGCTAATTTTTGATTTTGAAAAATTTAATGATGCATATCCATATGATGTAAGCTATAAAGATGATTATAAAGTAGAGGTTATTAGCCAAAAAATGAATACAAAATATTTATTAGACATTCAATATAAGGGAGAAGAATACTTATCAGAGATTTATAATGAAAATGGTAAGTTGAAAGAACCTATAGAGGGATGGGTAAATCCATTAGGAGGGTTATATCCTATTGATTTTCAAGGAGATGGGACTTATGAATTATATGCAGAGCAGAGAATTGCGGGTAGATATAATGCAGATGGTTTAGGGTATGTGCAGACATCTCTTGAATGGGATAAAAATAAGTTTATACCTTTTTTCCAAACAATAGGCATTTTTGGTGAAGATATAAGCATGGGAAAAAAGGATAAAAAAAAATAG
- a CDS encoding RDD family protein, protein MQFVSITTPENIEVKFRLAGVGSRVVAAFIDYFIQGAIYLMIIFALAGMSDPVQYFESKNSYFLAIVLLIIACVNYGYFIVSEMVMDGKTLGKKALGLRTIRKNGQPMDIKHSLIRNLFRIFVDNYLVGILMIFFRGDDARLGDILASTMVIEEEKEDLYQYFENLSEDTQNKLTEEEIKLLITYMNEREDVLIDKEGLQQKILEYFTERYGQVDEDILRIIEK, encoded by the coding sequence ATGCAATTTGTTTCAATTACAACACCTGAAAATATAGAAGTAAAGTTTAGATTAGCAGGGGTAGGGAGTCGTGTTGTTGCAGCATTTATAGATTATTTCATTCAAGGGGCCATATACTTAATGATTATTTTTGCTTTAGCAGGAATGAGTGATCCTGTTCAATATTTTGAATCAAAAAATTCCTATTTCTTAGCAATTGTTTTATTGATCATTGCATGTGTTAATTATGGATATTTTATTGTTTCTGAGATGGTGATGGATGGAAAGACTCTAGGGAAAAAGGCATTAGGACTCCGAACCATTAGAAAAAATGGTCAACCTATGGATATAAAACATTCATTGATTAGAAATCTATTTAGAATATTTGTGGATAATTACCTAGTGGGAATACTGATGATTTTCTTTAGAGGAGATGATGCAAGACTTGGAGATATACTGGCGTCGACTATGGTGATTGAAGAAGAAAAGGAAGATTTATATCAGTATTTTGAAAATCTATCTGAGGATACACAAAACAAATTAACAGAAGAGGAAATAAAGCTCCTTATTACTTATATGAATGAAAGAGAGGATGTATTAATCGATAAAGAAGGATTACAACAAAAGATCTTAGAATATTTTACAGAGAGATATGGTCAGGTAGATGAAGATATTCTTAGAATTATAGAAAAATAA